A genomic stretch from Deltaproteobacteria bacterium includes:
- a CDS encoding FAD binding domain-containing protein, translating into MQKSYEAPRSVDEAVAALAKHGAAARVLAGGTDLLVQLRSGAKKPAVLVDVKRIADLTAISLDAKGATIGAAVCGDELSHRKDLIALWPGLFESAALIGSKQVQGRASIGGNLCNSSPAADTTPALIANDVRCIIAGPRGRREVAAAEFNTGPGKNVLAADELLVALFVPRPAARTSDAYLRLIPRTEMDIAVVGAGVRLTLDASGVCTAARVALGAVGPTAFLVPEAGAALVGKKLDDASLAAAAAAASAAAKPIDDKRGTIAYRKHVAGVLTKRAARIAADRAAARQ; encoded by the coding sequence ATGCAGAAGTCTTATGAAGCGCCGCGCTCGGTGGACGAGGCGGTGGCCGCGCTCGCGAAGCACGGCGCCGCCGCGCGCGTGCTCGCCGGCGGCACCGACCTGCTCGTGCAGCTGCGGAGCGGCGCAAAGAAGCCCGCGGTCCTGGTGGACGTGAAGCGCATCGCCGACCTCACCGCGATCTCGCTCGACGCGAAGGGCGCGACGATCGGCGCCGCGGTGTGCGGCGACGAGCTTTCGCACCGAAAGGACCTGATCGCGCTGTGGCCCGGCTTGTTCGAGTCCGCCGCGCTGATCGGCTCGAAGCAAGTGCAGGGCCGCGCGTCGATCGGCGGCAACCTGTGCAACTCCTCACCCGCGGCGGACACGACGCCGGCGCTGATCGCGAACGACGTGCGCTGCATCATCGCGGGCCCGCGCGGTCGCCGCGAAGTCGCGGCGGCCGAGTTCAACACGGGCCCGGGCAAGAACGTGCTCGCGGCCGACGAGCTGCTGGTCGCGCTGTTCGTGCCGCGCCCTGCAGCGCGCACCTCCGACGCGTACCTGCGCCTCATCCCGCGCACCGAGATGGACATCGCGGTGGTGGGCGCGGGCGTGAGGCTCACCCTCGACGCGAGCGGCGTGTGCACCGCCGCGCGCGTCGCGCTCGGCGCGGTCGGGCCAACGGCCTTCCTCGTGCCGGAGGCCGGGGCTGCGCTGGTCGGCAAGAAGCTCGACGACGCCTCGCTCGCCGCCGCCGCTGCTGCCGCGAGCGCCGCGGCGAAGCCGATCGACGACAAGCGCGGCACGATCGCGTACCGCAAGCACGTCGCGGGCGTGCTCACCAAGCGCGCGGCGCGCATCGCCGCCGACCGCGCCGCCGCCCGCCAATAA
- a CDS encoding SIMPL domain-containing protein (The SIMPL domain is named for its presence in mouse protein SIMPL (signalling molecule that associates with mouse pelle-like kinase). Bacterial member BP26, from Brucella, was shown to assemble into a channel-like structure, while YggE from E. coli has been associated with resistance to oxidative stress.), which produces MSAFRSLARVLAFSLVFAAAAAMSAQVLPQPRNQVSFSVFAEREVANDWTTGTIGTTASGSDPAELAARINKQMTEALALAKQAKGVKVTSGSYNTYPEYGDGNRIVRWQASQDLILESKDTDAVAKLLGKLQAKGLLLRGISFSVSRETQRKLEDELIAEAIEKFRSRASLVAKSFGKSSYGLITVNVGGGGFQPPMPYMRADMAMMAKAESAPAPSFEGGTSHVRMDVNGTIELE; this is translated from the coding sequence ATGTCCGCGTTCCGTTCGCTCGCTCGAGTTCTCGCCTTCTCACTCGTGTTCGCAGCAGCCGCAGCGATGTCCGCGCAAGTTCTGCCGCAGCCGCGCAATCAGGTGAGCTTCAGCGTGTTCGCCGAGCGCGAGGTCGCGAACGACTGGACCACGGGCACGATCGGTACGACGGCGTCCGGCTCGGATCCCGCGGAGCTCGCGGCGCGCATCAACAAGCAGATGACGGAGGCGCTCGCGCTCGCGAAGCAGGCGAAGGGCGTGAAGGTGACGAGCGGCTCGTACAACACGTACCCGGAGTACGGCGACGGCAATCGCATCGTGCGCTGGCAGGCGAGCCAGGACTTGATCCTCGAGAGCAAGGACACCGACGCGGTGGCGAAGCTGCTCGGCAAGCTGCAAGCGAAGGGCCTCTTGCTGCGCGGCATCTCGTTCTCGGTGTCGCGCGAGACGCAGCGCAAGCTCGAAGACGAGCTGATCGCCGAGGCGATCGAGAAGTTCCGCTCGCGCGCGTCGCTCGTCGCGAAGAGCTTCGGCAAGTCGAGCTACGGCCTGATCACGGTGAACGTGGGCGGCGGCGGCTTCCAGCCCCCGATGCCGTACATGCGCGCCGACATGGCGATGATGGCGAAGGCCGAGTCCGCACCCGCGCCGAGCTTCGAGGGCGGCACCAGCCACGTGCGCATGGACGTGAACGGCACGATCGAGCTCGAGTAA
- a CDS encoding alpha/beta hydrolase → MWTTRSYVSSDGLALSYRDYPGPPSPALPPALCLPGLTRNARDFEALATELARSRRVLSPDLRGRGQSAYDPNAANYHPGTYLRDVVELLAHAGVPRVLAIGTSLGGLLTILLAGAKPGLLSGAVLNDIGPVIDEAGLARIRGYVGKSGAFASWREAAEACRAANGAAFPDYGDADWLAFARRACAEIAGGGVRFDYDPRIAEPFAGSGAAPAAADPWLLWAPLASVPTLVIRGATSDILSEATLAEMRRRKPDTLAAIVPNRGHAPALDEPEALAAIRAFAAKR, encoded by the coding sequence ATGTGGACGACACGCAGCTACGTCTCGAGCGACGGCCTCGCCCTCTCCTATCGCGACTACCCCGGGCCGCCGAGCCCCGCATTGCCGCCCGCGCTGTGCCTGCCCGGCCTCACGCGCAACGCGCGCGACTTCGAGGCGCTCGCCACGGAGCTCGCGCGCTCGCGCCGCGTGCTCTCACCCGATCTGCGCGGCCGCGGGCAGTCGGCATACGACCCGAACGCCGCGAACTATCACCCCGGCACGTACCTACGCGACGTGGTCGAGCTGCTCGCGCACGCGGGCGTGCCGCGCGTGCTCGCGATCGGCACCTCTCTCGGCGGCCTCCTCACGATTCTGCTCGCCGGCGCGAAGCCGGGTCTGCTCAGCGGCGCGGTGCTTAACGACATCGGCCCCGTGATCGACGAAGCCGGGCTCGCGCGCATCCGCGGCTACGTGGGCAAGAGCGGCGCGTTCGCGAGCTGGCGCGAGGCCGCCGAGGCGTGCCGTGCCGCGAACGGCGCGGCGTTCCCAGACTACGGCGACGCGGACTGGCTCGCGTTCGCGCGCCGCGCGTGCGCCGAGATCGCGGGCGGCGGCGTGCGCTTCGACTACGACCCGCGCATCGCCGAGCCGTTCGCGGGAAGCGGCGCGGCGCCCGCAGCCGCGGACCCGTGGTTGTTATGGGCGCCGCTCGCGAGCGTGCCGACGCTCGTGATTCGCGGCGCCACCTCCGACATCCTGTCGGAGGCGACACTCGCCGAGATGCGCCGCCGCAAGCCCGACACGCTCGCGGCGATCGTCCCGAATCGCGGCCACGCGCCCGCGCTCGACGAGCCCGAAGCGCTTGCTGCGATTCGAGCGTTCGCGGCGAAGCGCTGA
- a CDS encoding LLM class F420-dependent oxidoreductase yields MSGRIAHAVVLPYWLGRPASEALEIAREADRLGYPELWIGEMATFDAFALGGAIARETKLALTLGPLALGVRSHVALALGAGSVSELGGRPARLALGASSPAIVTGWHGREYARLPERASETIAALRPLLRGDRNERGFKLRVAAPSPELTLAGFGPKMLGVAAREADRALLNLVTPAAVRETRATLEREARSAGRARPRLAVWLTAALDPGAEAIAQLARQVCVYLAPPGYGEMFRAAGFGALVDRARSGEPQAKLAHEVPRALLGTVAALGDAQQLRARLRDYLDAGADEIAIVPVTACDDAGARVLSALV; encoded by the coding sequence ATGAGCGGACGAATCGCCCACGCGGTCGTGCTGCCGTACTGGCTCGGGCGCCCCGCGAGCGAGGCGCTCGAGATCGCGCGCGAAGCGGACCGCCTCGGCTACCCCGAGCTGTGGATCGGCGAGATGGCGACGTTCGACGCGTTCGCGCTGGGCGGCGCGATCGCGCGCGAGACGAAGCTCGCGCTCACGCTCGGCCCGCTCGCGCTCGGCGTGCGCAGCCACGTCGCGCTCGCGCTCGGCGCGGGCAGCGTGAGCGAGCTCGGCGGCCGCCCGGCGCGGCTCGCGCTCGGCGCCTCGAGCCCCGCGATCGTCACGGGCTGGCACGGACGCGAGTACGCGCGCCTTCCCGAGCGCGCGAGCGAGACGATCGCCGCGCTGCGCCCGCTGCTCCGCGGCGACCGCAACGAGCGAGGCTTCAAGCTGCGCGTCGCCGCACCGTCGCCGGAGCTCACGCTCGCGGGGTTCGGCCCGAAGATGTTAGGTGTCGCCGCTCGCGAAGCGGACCGCGCGCTGCTGAATCTCGTCACACCCGCGGCGGTGCGCGAGACGCGCGCCACGCTCGAGCGCGAAGCGCGCTCCGCCGGCCGCGCGCGCCCGCGCCTCGCGGTTTGGCTCACCGCTGCGCTCGATCCGGGCGCGGAGGCGATCGCGCAGCTCGCGCGCCAGGTGTGCGTCTATCTCGCGCCGCCCGGTTACGGCGAGATGTTCCGCGCGGCGGGCTTCGGCGCGCTCGTCGACCGCGCACGCAGCGGCGAGCCGCAGGCGAAGCTCGCGCACGAAGTGCCGCGCGCCCTGCTCGGCACAGTCGCGGCGCTCGGCGACGCGCAGCAGCTGCGCGCGCGCCTGCGCGACTACCTCGACGCGGGCGCGGACGAGATCGCGATCGTTCCCGTAACAGCTTGCGATGATGCGGGCGCGCGGGTGCTCTCGGCGCTGGTCTGA
- a CDS encoding (2Fe-2S)-binding protein, translating to MPKLHIETTLNGEPAEFLCEPHQTLLDALRNNVGLTGVKEGCATGDCGACSVMFDGRLTCACLVLAAEAEGRKIETVEGVAAPGQLHPVQQKLLEHAGLQCGVCTPGIVVAAKALLEKNPDPSEREIRFGLAGNLCRCTGYDKIIRAVQDAAATMRG from the coding sequence ATGCCCAAGCTCCACATCGAAACCACGCTCAACGGCGAGCCCGCCGAGTTCCTGTGCGAGCCGCACCAGACGCTGCTCGACGCGCTCCGCAACAACGTCGGCCTGACGGGCGTGAAGGAAGGCTGCGCAACCGGCGACTGCGGCGCGTGCAGCGTGATGTTCGACGGCCGCCTCACCTGCGCCTGCCTCGTGCTCGCCGCCGAGGCCGAGGGCCGCAAGATCGAGACCGTCGAAGGCGTCGCGGCGCCGGGCCAGCTTCATCCCGTGCAGCAGAAGCTGCTCGAGCACGCGGGCCTGCAGTGCGGCGTGTGCACGCCGGGCATCGTGGTGGCCGCGAAGGCGCTGCTCGAGAAGAATCCCGACCCGTCGGAGCGCGAGATCCGCTTCGGACTCGCGGGCAACCTCTGCCGCTGCACGGGCTACGACAAGATCATCCGCGCGGTGCAGGACGCCGCGGCGACGATGCGGGGCTGA
- a CDS encoding type II toxin-antitoxin system death-on-curing family toxin has protein sequence MEFFARESDPITPSGPRDKNLLASALLRPRTSIGEHEKYRTVPQKAAALFHSLVKNHPFHNGNKRTALVGTLAFLDRNGWHLRSDVSDDEIFCSSHR, from the coding sequence GTGGAGTTCTTCGCCAGAGAGAGCGATCCGATCACCCCTTCAGGGCCACGCGACAAGAACCTTCTCGCTTCGGCGTTGCTTCGGCCGCGGACTTCGATTGGTGAGCACGAGAAGTACCGGACCGTTCCACAAAAAGCAGCTGCCCTCTTTCACTCGCTCGTGAAGAACCATCCATTTCACAACGGGAACAAGCGCACTGCACTCGTGGGCACTCTGGCCTTTCTCGACCGGAACGGTTGGCACCTTCGTTCAGACGTCTCTGACGACGAGATTTTTTGTTCGTCACACAGGTAG
- a CDS encoding MoaD/ThiS family protein, whose amino-acid sequence MAVVIVPNACRGLTGSERVTQAAVNVAGLLRALDARYPGFAEALGPRFAVSIDGVIHGNADYERIEDDAEVAFLPPIAGG is encoded by the coding sequence ATGGCTGTCGTGATCGTGCCGAACGCATGCCGCGGGCTCACGGGGAGTGAGCGCGTGACGCAAGCTGCCGTGAACGTGGCCGGGTTGTTACGGGCGCTCGACGCCCGTTACCCGGGCTTCGCGGAGGCGCTCGGCCCGCGCTTCGCCGTCTCGATCGACGGCGTCATCCACGGCAATGCCGACTACGAGCGGATCGAAGACGACGCGGAGGTCGCGTTCTTGCCGCCGATCGCGGGCGGCTGA